From Maniola hyperantus chromosome 21, iAphHyp1.2, whole genome shotgun sequence, the proteins below share one genomic window:
- the Samtor gene encoding S-adenosylmethionine sensor upstream of mTORC1, which yields MADEEHRHLADYLKDVHLTLRKSSAVVGVNTAWLNHISNKDVLSTYAQYMEKLATTHWEKNSSDQLCLASSRIKWSADFAYEYFANKSFMRHREKEIDIGNKINLKTNFENELFSEPFKLLDVGSCYNPFKVYDYLDVLAIDLCPANNSVYEGDFLHVPIETDTIILDNKIKQLKENSFDIVTFCFLLEYIPSSELRIKACENGYKVLKVGGLLLISTPDSKHVGANSKLMKCWRYTLAIMGFSRIKYEKFKHMHCMAFRKCSNKEVAVRWATLHKEPYMAYSIHIPQDYNINNKEENVRCKATSVKVEIEDFRELPFNNLSQTFLK from the coding sequence ATGGCTGATGAAGAACATCGACATTTAGCAGACTATTTAAAAGATGTCCACCTAACGTTAAGAAAATCATCAGCTGTTGTCGGAGTGAATACAGCATGGCTCAACCATATCAGTAATAAAGATGTTCTTAGTACTTATGCACAATATATGGAGAAACTAGCTACAACACACTGGGAAAAGAACTCATCAGATCAGCTATGTTTAGCCTCGTCTCGGATAAAATGGTCTGCTGATTTTGCTTATGAATATTTTGCTAACAAATCCTTCATGAGACACAGAGAAAAAGAAATAGACATTGGGaacaaaataaatctaaaaacaaactttgaaaatGAATTATTTTCTGAACCTTTTAAGCTGCTTGATGTTGGTAGTTGCTATAATCCATTTAAAGTGTATGATTATTTGGATGTGTTAGCTATAGACTTGTGTCCAGCCAACAACTCTGTTTACGAGGGTGATTTTCTGCATGTACCAATAGAAACAGATACTATCATATtagataacaaaataaaacaattaaaagaAAACAGTTTCGACATAGTGACTTTCTGTTTCCTCCTGGAATATATTCCTTCATCAGAACTTAGAATAAAGGCATGCGAAAATGGATACAAGGTCTTGAAGGTTGGTGGTCTGTTACTGATAAGTACTCCTGACTCTAAACATGTCGGTGCCAATAGTAAACTGATGAAGTGTTGGAGGTACACTTTAGCTATTATGGGATTTTCTAGAATAAAGTATGAAAAGTTCAAACATATGCATTGTATGGCTTTTAGGAAGTGTTCAAACAAGGAAGTTGCAGTGAGATGGGCAACTCTGCATAAGGAACCCTACATGGCTTATTCTATACATATTCCACAAGActacaatattaataataaagaagAGAATGTACGCTGTAAAGCTACAAGTGTCAAAGTGGAAATAGAGGACTTTAGAGAACTTCCATTTAATAATTTGAGTCAAAcctttttgaagtga
- the LOC117992460 gene encoding SAP domain-containing ribonucleoprotein produces the protein MGDSALSDVSKMKVLDIRRELKSRGLPASGDKAALQARLQAAMSQDSHDDHGDINLDSDEIDSDGVLEDEDDKSQNDILDDVAVDTLNEELALEESSPPKQPPETKPLRTLKRKITSETKATENKEAGTKKIVLNRTISVTTSSAKPEEEKKEITPPEPDLNVKTATNKIKITADIDPKTRLEMRAKRFGLPVTMTDEQRKEARKQRFNQRTSSSNSMLNTIDTGSLTGNLDKLKKRAERFGQSVSAIMTDIENKEKIEKRKAKFSNVK, from the coding sequence ATGGGAGACTCTGCTTTAAGCGACGTCAGTAAAATGAAAGTACTTGATATACGAAGAGAACTTAAATCACGTGGACTACCGGCCTCCGGCGATAAAGCTGCGCTCCAGGCGAGATTACAAGCAGCGATGTCGCAGGACTCCCATGACGATCACGGAGATATCAATCTAGACTCGGATGAAATAGATTCAGATGGAGTGTTAGAAGACGAAGACGATAAAAGCCAGAACGATATACTCGATGATGTCGCCGTAGACACATTAAACGAGGAGTTAGCACTCGAGGAAAGCTCTCCGCCAAAGCAGCCCCCGGAAACGAAACCACTAAGGACTCTGAAAAGAAAAATCACATCTGAAACAAAAGCCACAGAAAATAAGGAGGCAGGTACAAAGAAAATTGTGTTAAACAGAACAATTTCTGTAACAACCAGTTCTGCCAAACCTGAAGAAGAGAAAAAGGAAATTACTCCACCAGAGCcagatttaaatgtaaaaactgcaactaataaaatcaaaataacagCAGATATTGATCCTAAGACAAGATTAGAGATGCGGGCCAAAAGATTTGGTCTGCCAGTGACAATGACAGATGAGCAACGAAAGGAGGCAAGGAAACAAAGATTTAACCAAAGGACCTCATCAAGTAATAGCATGCTTAATACCATAGACACTGGTTCACTTACTGGTAACTTGGATAAGTTAAAGAAACGGGCTGAACGTTTTGGCCAGTCAGTGTCTGCTATTATGACTGAcattgaaaataaagaaaaaatagaaAAGCGTAAAGCTAAATTTTCTAATGTTAAATAG
- the LOC117992454 gene encoding uncharacterized protein, with protein sequence MEEWESDSIVEKWIQEHDKTFVPLPSFESEPHLLISKVRKHYMEYLIKLLSVNYENNQKLLNKNIYLPSAIWRCAKMIEMSAAQGSMVVQLYRKSITDVIKGLKNATSKGSLYRKLYECLHYAPENEKKVQATLSRSKDCTCPCSCKKRKKVKRVSESPTDINKNVGFPNNNTILAPIPNNIVIQPQADLSMVKHNSSSPMPNIRASIEMPDSDELTQQLDKLFQGEDNDDDLFDSALCMTDNSKISDESTMLTTIESQQVNMPIQQENQEPLKCLDERLALLSGILVNNTETSTQDPVNNSIKKSNPRPTKWLCEEYFQKVKLYELLDQIRDCDRNKFTRVKDRLLDLFGDDSDDEGVVSPLEESPDFVASCKERIAPWVVKILTPYYVKGRIRGKNLFKSLAKHLIRLIYQCSKYPQEYEVQSFVKDFLDTHKMIRCEADFKQFRIENF encoded by the exons ATGGAGGAGTGGGAATCCGATAGTATTGTGGAGAAATGGATACAAGAACATGACAAAACTTTTGTGCCATTACCATCATTTGAATCTGAGCCCCATCTTCTTATATCCAAA GTTCGTAAGCACTATATGGAATATCTTATCAAATTACTATCAgtaaattatgaaaataatcAGAAACTGCTTAATAAGAATATATATCTACCCAGTGCTATTTGGAGATGTGCAAAAATGATAGAGATGTCAGCAGCACAAGGTTCTATGGTGGTTCAACTATATAGAAAGAGTATTACTGATGTG ATCAAAGGCTTAAAAAATGCTACAAGTAAAGGTTCACTGTACAGAAAACTATATGAGTGCCTTCACTATGCacctgaaaatgaaaaaaaagtacAGGCTACCTTGAGCAGGTCCAAAGACTGCACCTGTCCATGTTCatgtaaaaaaagaaagaaagtgaAAAGAGTTTCTGAATCCCCCACAGATATCAATAAAAATGTTGGCTTtcctaataataatactatattGGCACCAATCCcaaataatattgtgatacagcCACAAGCAGATTTAAGTATGGTTAAACACAATAGCTCTTCACCCATGCCTAATATAAGAGCTTCAATAGAAATGCCTGACTCTGATGAATTAACACAGCAGCTCGATAAACTATTTCAAGGTgaggataatgatgatgatctattTGACAGTGCTCTGTGCATGACAGACAACTCCAAGATAAGTGATGAGAGTACAATGCTCACAACTATCGAAAGCCAACAAGTAAATATGCCAATTCAGCAAGAGAACCAAGAACCGCTGAAATGTTTAGATGAAAGACTAGCTTTATTGAGCGGCATATTAGTTAACAACACTGAAACTTCAACTCAGGATCCTGTAAATAACAGTATCAAAAAATCTAATCCAAGGCCAACTAAATGGCTTTGTGAAGAGTATTTCCAAAAAGTTAAACTGTATGAATTGCTCGACCAAATCAGAGATTGTGACAGAAATAAATTTACAAGG gTGAAAGATAGACTATTGGATCTTTTCGGCGATGACAGTGATGACGAAGGTGTGGTCTCACCTCTGGAGGAGAGTCCTGATTTTGTAGCCAGTTGCAAAGAACGAATCGCACCTTGGGTAGTCAAAATATTGACACCTTATTATGTAAAGGGCAGGATCAGAGGGAAAAACCTGTTTAAATCATTGGCCAAACATTTAATAAGGCTTATATACCAGTGCAGTAAATACCCAC AGGAGTATGAAGTGCAAAGCTTTGTCAAAGATTTTTTGGATACCCACAAAATGATCAGATGTGAAGCAGATTTCAAGCAATTTAGAATAGAAAATTTTTAG
- the LOC117992239 gene encoding abasic site processing protein HMCES, translated as MCGRTGLSLSREYVQCACGYKPKDSNEFIIPEWLPEHNDGKEYVPSYNIAPTDVTPVLISASKFKNTTKTNRAIKPMMWGIIPPWHKGDYKNHNLSTNNCRIENIKSSKLYSPILSSGGRCIIIAEGFYEWQTTVKSKVRQPFYIYAPQGDNIKVDDPTSWKNEFTAAEGWKGIKLLHMAGLYHAWQNDGTIIYSYSVITMDSNHTLDWLHHRMPAILDSQEQIEAWLDIDNVDADMAISYLKPVKLLNWHQVSTSVNNSRNKSDNLNKKFDSKTTQKTLTAFFAKSEKRKSNEDPSDSSKKMKQK; from the exons ATGTGCGGACGAACCGGttt GTCTCTTAGTAGGGAGTACGTCCAGTGTGCTTGTGGCTACAAACCTAAAGATAGTAATGAATTCATTATACCAGAATGGCTCCCTGAACATAATGATGGTAAAGAATATGTCCCTTCCTACAACATAGCACCAACAGATGTTACACCAGTATTAATCTCAGCTTCTAAGTTCAAAAATACTACCAAAACTAATAGAGCAATTAAGCCTATGATGTGGGGAATCATACCACCATGGCATAAG GGTGACTACAAAAACCATAATCTCAGTACTAACAACTGTCGCATTGAGAACATAAAAAGCTCAAAGCTATACAGCCCAATATTATCTAGTGGAGGCAGGTGTATCATTATTGCGGAGGGATTTTATGAATGGCAAACGACTGTAAAGAGTAAAGTTAGACAGCCATTTTATATCTATGCACCTCAAGGTGACAACATAAAG GTTGATGACCCTACTTCATGGAAAAATGAATTTACAGCAGCGGAAGGTTGGAAAGGAATAAAGTTACTGCACATGGCAGGATTGTACCATGCATGGCAAAACGATGGCACAATAATCTACTCTTATTCTGTCATCACAATGGACTCTAATCACACTTTAGACTGGCTGCACCATAGGATGCCAGCTATTTTGGACAGCCAAGAACAAATAGAG gcTTGGCTAGACATTGACAATGTGGATGCAGATATGGCAATTTCTTACTTAAAACCTGTCAAGTTACTGAATTGGCATCAAGTATCTACATCTGTAAACAACTCTAGAAATAAATCtgataatttgaataaaaaatttgatagtAAAACAACACAGAAAACCCTTACAGCATTCTTTGCAAAGTCAGAAAAGAGGAAATCTAATGAAGACCCAAGTGATAGTAGTAAGAAAATGAaacagaaataa